Proteins encoded by one window of Aphidius gifuensis isolate YNYX2018 linkage group LG2, ASM1490517v1, whole genome shotgun sequence:
- the LOC122849243 gene encoding uncharacterized protein LOC122849243 isoform X1, translating to MQSSTEKLIKLNKKWFPVLMGIFVGEVDARRKILRGRKTITRQYYRGLGIPAWAIILISGMGMLAIGVGFYVALKKFIVDGPRESEKSAYHPAMQNDV from the exons ATGCAATCATCAACCGAAAAATTGATtaagctaaataaaaaatggtttCCAGTACTGATGGGAATTTTCGTAGGCGAAGTTGACGCAAGACGTAAAATCCTGCGAGgaagaaaaacaataacacGTCAATATTACC gaGGGCTTGGAATTCCTGCCTGGGCAATTATTCTAATAAGTGGTATGGGAATGCTGGCAATTGGTGTTGGATTTTATGTGGCCttgaaaaagtttattgttgATGGTCCTCGAGAATCCGAAAAAAGTGCCTATCATCCAGCAATGCAGAACGATGTCTAA
- the LOC122849243 gene encoding uncharacterized protein LOC122849243 isoform X2, producing MRTKSVIYYLAIGILLMGIFVGEVDARRKILRGRKTITRQYYRGLGIPAWAIILISGMGMLAIGVGFYVALKKFIVDGPRESEKSAYHPAMQNDV from the exons atgcgaaCAAAAAGTGTCATCTACTATCTAGCCATTGGAATCT TACTGATGGGAATTTTCGTAGGCGAAGTTGACGCAAGACGTAAAATCCTGCGAGgaagaaaaacaataacacGTCAATATTACC gaGGGCTTGGAATTCCTGCCTGGGCAATTATTCTAATAAGTGGTATGGGAATGCTGGCAATTGGTGTTGGATTTTATGTGGCCttgaaaaagtttattgttgATGGTCCTCGAGAATCCGAAAAAAGTGCCTATCATCCAGCAATGCAGAACGATGTCTAA